Proteins co-encoded in one Papaver somniferum cultivar HN1 chromosome 5, ASM357369v1, whole genome shotgun sequence genomic window:
- the LOC113277792 gene encoding UPF0057 membrane protein At4g30660-like, producing MPSGAEICCEILLAILLPPLGVCFRHGCCSVEFLICLLLTFLGYVPGIIYAIYVIVAVNREPYPDDYWRPINA from the exons ATGCCAAGTGGTGCAGAGATCTGTTGTGAGATCCTTCTAGCAATTCTCCTTCCTCCTCTTGGTGTCTGTTTCAGACATGGTTGTTGCAGT GTGGAATTCTTGATCTGTTTGTTGTTGACATTTTTAGGTTATGTCCCAGGTATAATCTATGCCATCTATGTCATAGTTGCTGTCAATCGCGAACCCTACCCTGATGATTACTGGCGCCCTATTAATGCTTAA